In Amia ocellicauda isolate fAmiCal2 chromosome 16, fAmiCal2.hap1, whole genome shotgun sequence, the following proteins share a genomic window:
- the arpc2 gene encoding actin-related protein 2/3 complex subunit 2 gives MILLEINNRIVEETLSLKFDSASNGNKPEAVEVTFADFDGVLYHISNPNGDKTKVMVSISLKFYKELQEHGTDELLNRVYGNFLATPEAGYNVSLLYDLDNVPANKDEVVHQAGMLKRNCFASVFEKYFKFQEEGREGEKRAVIHYRDDETMYLEAKKDRVTVVFSTVFKDDDDVVIGKVFMQEFKEGRRASHTAPQVLFSHREPPLELKDTDAAVGDNIGYITFVLFPRHTNANARDNTINLIHTFRDYLHYHIKCSKAYIHTRMRAKTSDFLKVLNRARPDAEKKEMKTMSGKTFAAR, from the exons ATGATTCTGTTGGAAATCAACAACCGGATTGTAGAGGAGACGTTGTCTCTGAAATTCGACAGTGCTTCCAATgg gAACAAGCCTGAAGCAGTAGAAGTAACGTTTGCGG atTTTGATGGTGTCCTCTATCACATTTCCAACCCAAATGGAGATAAAACCAAGGTGATGGTCAGCATCTCCCTGAAGTTCTACAAGGAGCTGCAGGAGCATGGCACGGATGAG CTGTTGAACAGAGTTTATGGAAATTTCTTGGCGACCCCAGAGGCAG GCTACAATGTGTCCTTGCTGTATGACCTGGACAACGTCCCTGCCAATAAGGACGAGGTTGTCCACCAGGCTGGCATGCTCAAGCGCAACTGCTTTGCCTCGGTGTTCGAGAAGTACTTCAAATTTCAGGAGGAGGGCCGGGAGGGCGAGAAGAGGGCTGTCATCCACTACAGAGACGACGAGACTAT GTACCTTGAGGCAAAGAAGGACAGGGTGACAGTGGTGTTCAGTACGGTTTTCAAGGACGACGACGATGTTGTGATTGGGAAGGTGTTCATGCAG GAGTTCAAGGAAGGTCGGCGTGCCAGCCACACAGCCCCCCAGGTCTTGTTCAGTCACAGAGAGCCCCCCCTGGAGCTGAAGGACACTGACGCTGCTGTTGGAGATAACATCGGATACATCACCTTTG TCCTGTTCCCTCGACACACCAATGCAAATGCCAGAGACAACACCATCAACCTCATTCACACTTTTAGGGATTACCTGCACTACCACATTAAGTGCTCCAAG GCCTACATTCACACGCGCATGAGGGCTAAGACTTCCGACTTCCTCAAAGTGCTGAACAGGGCCCGGCCTGACGCAGAGAAGAAGGAGATGAAGACCATGTC